In Malus sylvestris chromosome 2, drMalSylv7.2, whole genome shotgun sequence, the genomic stretch TCAGTCCAAGGTGGGAGAGTAATATGGCGAATAAATGTGGCATTGACAGGGTTGACTAACTGGGAGTATAAAATCTCATTGATATGCTTCCTTGGAGATTGCCCGCTATTTCGAGTTGAGCAATGGAGGATACAAACTCATTGGTCACCTAGTAGATTGTTGCTTAGTGATTCTTagtatagtgtgtgtgtgtgtgtgtgtgtgttgtattCTGTCTTTTGGGATTTATGACTGAAAATGGTATGTAAAGTTTTGGACTAGTAGGAGTTCTGGTGAACGTTTACATGCTATTAGTTTGACTGCTGAAGGATTTCTGATTTGAATTTATAACGCGGTGACTAATAATGCTCCGCACTGGAGTGATCGTGCTTCTGTAGAAATGTCGAAATGATAAAAGATACAAgaggttatgtatttatttttgttttgtaggCTGTAACTCGAGTGAAGCCGTATATCTGCACTATGCCGCTGAGGATGGATGATGGCTGGAATCAAATCCAGTTTAATCTGGCTGATTTTACCAGGAGAGCCTATGGAACAAACTATGTGGAGACACTGCGAGTTCAGGTTCATGCAAATTGCCGCCTGAGGAGGATATATTTCTCTGACCGTTTGTACTCCGAAGAGGAACTTCCTCCTGAGTTTAAGTTGTACCTCCCAATGCAGGTAATTTAGATTGATCCAGTCTTCTAATGCCTGTAATTATGGTTCTGTACCATGTCATTCGATGTCCACTCATTGCTTGTAATGTTTGTGCTTCacagaaagcatgatatgatgCAACAAAGGAGGGATCGAACCCATTGAAGCTGGATTTTGagacttcttcagattgtaattTTGTGGATGTGCTTGATTTGTTTATTTCCGGTCCCTTTTTCGAACTTATTTTGTTAAAGAACTTATCTGCTACACAATGTTGTAACTAAATTTTAGAAAACTCATGGTGCCTATAGTACTGTTGTTAGTGTTGATTTGAATATGGTATACTTGTTGTTCCGCTTCGTGTTTTATTCCCCCCTTATGTCTCAGTTCGCCGCTTGGATTTCAGTGTCGCTTTACACCTTGCACCCAAAAGTGATTTCTGCACAATTTTTCACCTTCTGCATGCTCCCTCTTAAATTTGGGCCTCGAGGTGATACAGCGAGAACAGTATAACAGAAGGGAGGGCCCTTCAAATTTTCGGAAATAATGATGATGAAAAGAACAATATGTTAATAACAGTTCATCTGCAATGTTCATCGATAGTTCTATTACCACATTACAATTGTCAACTGTTGTGTTCTTGAGAAGAACGAATGCTCTCGGTTTTGGACCATGAAATCAACCTTCTAACAGATATTACAGGATTTGTCTACACATTTACATAACTGATGAAAGAAATAGTACTGTAAAATTGCAAACCCTCCTCGTGCAATGACAGACGAAGAAATCCCTGCAAGCTGAAAGCTCTGGAATGACAGGTAAAGTTATGAACATGAAGAGTTTTATCAGATGCCGTATAATcattgagaagaatgaaatgaaAGCAATACGTCCAGTTTATTGTCTTGCTCAAGCATATATAATGCACGCAGTTGGGAGCCTCTTTCAGATGAGCCAACTCCACTGCTAAAAGTAAATTTTACAGGCACCTGCCCCTTCTCCCATCCACAGTGCTCTTGACTGCATCAGTTTCCAGCATTTTAAGGGATCTGGGAGAAGCGCACAAGTATAAATTGGTGCAACAATTTAATCAACCATTTTGGACTTTGTAAGTTTATAGGCACCTGCCCCTTCTCTAATCCACCTTCGATCTTTACTTAATCTTGAAGCAATCAAACATATGACAAGAATGGCAGGGTAAAGGGAGACTTTGAAAGGACTATCCAAATGCTGAGAGAAGTAGACATATTGAATTATAGACGTAACACACTGAGCAATGCCACCGATTAATCCAGAAATTTCAACGACGGTACCAAGAGGCTTGTAACAGGGAGGCGGAGGATAATAAAACCACCATAGCTTTCCCCACCTCCTCAGTTCAACTCTtccttttatacctttgtaaaTGAACTCCAAGACGCAAATGAGTACCCCCACAATAGCCAGCAACATACCAAATAATGCATACCGGGGCTTACTTGGAGAGGAAGCCTGATCGCACGCAACGGACAAAATCTCTAGGCAGAGGCTAATGAATAAAAAGGGCCATTCTGCTGAAGCAGCCTACAAAAGAAATGAGTAATAAGTATAACCAATGTTAAAATCTAGCAAGAATATGTAAAGGAAATTATATATGGTTACTTTTCTTTTAAAGATATGACTAGTGATCAATTGTGTTCATTACCTTTTTCCCGTGTCTAAGCTCGTAAATTTCATTGTTGGGTGAAGATCCTGATCCGTAGTCGACACCAAAGAGAAAAGAGCTTGCAGGTCTCTCATCCCAAAGATCCGGCTACATTTGGTAAATACAGAGATGGAATtagtattgtgtgtgtgtgtgtgtgtgtgtgtgatctcAGTGTTGCAATAGTGgctaaaaattagacaaatgAAGGTATGatgtttcttatttttcaagCAAGATGAATCTGCATTGAAGTTGCAGAAGGGAGCTGGTCAAAGGATATGTACTTCTTCAAGCGAGAGGTTTGGGGAGGGAATTTGGCTTGAAGTTGCAAATTTTTGTTGTGAAGGCATGTATGAGGGATTTGTTAATGACTTCTCCAATTAGTGATTTTAAAATCCGTCGTGCATGCATTCGAAATGTTCATTGGGTCTCGGAAGTCCCTCGCGCAGGCTTCAGAAGTAGAAAATGGTGAATTAAGTTTCACTAAAAGGAATAATAAGCGCAAGTTATCGGCTTGTAGCTCACTATAACGCACACACAAGAAGGTGGAGGAGGTGGCTACACTCTGCAGCAATGGTCTCTTTGACTCTTCGGAGGAAAAGTTGGTGTGGGGAGAGAAAATGAGGGAATGGAAGCGCGCGGGACAAGAAAATGAGGGAATGAAACTGATTGGAAAGCACATGGACCAAAACgatcaaattcaaaatataGGGACGAAAGTTACACTTACTTTGTGAGAACTACAAGAACTAAAAAGTGGTTTTGCTATCGGTTGACTTATCAAAGAAATTATAAATCAAACAGAAACAACTAACGTAATTAAACAGCGATGCGTAAGAAGCAAAAACAAATATGTGTGGTTATCATTTCCATCGCATATTACTCTAATCTCTGGACTGCAACACCAAACAATCAAAGCTCCCTAGCCCAcaatatcaatatatatataatatgtataatatttatataattaaagaCATATAAATATAGAGCTCTAACCATTTCGTCGTACAAGCCATCTTTCTGTTCTGCAAGATGTTCTAAGATTTGTAATAGCTCTTCAATCCTACAATTCACGCCTCGATTATTACCACAAAGTTTGAAAGAAGTAGAGAGGAAGTTCAACACCTTTGTCGTTAATCCATCAGTTGGTCGTTGTAAAACTTGTGCAGTACTAGTACTGTTGATCTCACCCAGTAGGTCCTCCACATCAAAGACGACGTCTCGAAGCTTTCCAAGCCAGTCTCTCACGGCAGGGTTTGTCACTTGCTGTTGTTTTACGTAGTTGAGGACTGCACAAAGAGTCGACAGCTTCCCCCTCAATCTGTCAAGTGAATCGTAGTCAAGATCCCCTTGGGAGAATAAGTCGCGCAACTCCCTTGAAGCCATCCGGTCACACAACACCTGGACGGATGCGGAGAGAAAATCTTGTCCCATAAAAGATCCAGCCATTTCTGTTTTCTTTGCAAAGGATTCAGGTGAACTCTAAATCCTTTCCTTTgattcgaccaaaaaaaaaaaaaatccgttCTTTTGAGATTTGTATATAGTGTCAGTATAATTGACCGACTTGACGACTTGAAGACTTGTAGTCGTGCTTTTTggttttaaatttaattcattTGGTTTTATGGTCAACTAACTTGAAGTCGTGGGAGCGTTGGTTGGATGGGTGAGGATTTACATTTTGACGatgtttttgtttaataatattattatatcattagaatcaaaagaaaaattaaagaaaatgatttgaaaactttgagttttaacgacaaaataaagggtaaagtaaatagtactagtattgattttttaatgtaaaaatatgatttttcgttaaaatacaCAGTATCAAGAGATTTTCGTTGAAGTTCCCTAAATCAAAATGTTTTGAAACAATAAATACGTTTTATATAAGTTTTCCCCCATCGAATGGCACAAGTATAATTACTTTCTTTAATTCATTGGACGACGAGAACTAAATCATACCAAACCAAATCAATACGCGTAGTTTGGCCCCATAAATTGCTTTATTTAACCTAGTGGGAGACATCTGCAAATGATTTGTACTCAACTTTGAGAGGAGGCATAAATATAAATTTGAGGATGACCATCTGGGTACCTTTATTTTTGGTGAGCATCCAATGAAAATGTAAATTACTCTTGCATCtcaacttattttttatttatttattattattaaaaagatGAAAAGGATTCGAAACTATTACAAATAATTAAGGAGAAATGGAGTTTCAAACTAAAGATTTATGAGTAAAAACTCAACATCATATTCACCAAGATATTAGATGTgtatattttcttctttctccaaTGCGAGATTCATACTCGTGTGGCGAATTTCAAGCCTAACGCATGAACAACACAAATCGGATAACGTGGAGCAATGTGGCCATTGAACTTCACATTGACATCACTCAAGCCAAATACAATAATAACCTGCTCTGATACAATGCAAACATCCAACTCCAAACCAATTAGCAATAAGTGGAGAGGTCCAATATCATTTAAACCATTATACAAGGTTTTAATTCCTAATGTGAGATTCACATGCTCAAACAAAGCGATTtaaataagggaactttaacgaaaagttcccgatactgttcactttaatgaaaaaccatatttttacactaaaaagtcaattctggtactattcaccttaccctttattttgtctttatcgttaaaactcaaaatttcaagcaattttcattagttttccttttaaataatgataaaaaaaaaacaaaatgtaaatTGAACATGCCGACGTGGCGGGGTGCAATCTTCAACTGTTAGGTTTGCAGAAAAACATGTCTACACCAACACCAACCAGAAAATGATAGTGGCTACTGTGACATTGAAGAAGGATGAGAAAGCATGCCGCAACATTCAAATAACAACAGTATGAGGGAAGTCACATCGAAGGACCATGTTTACTCTTCCCATGCAAGCTGGAGAATCATATTCATGCCTGAGCACCATTTAAGGACCACTACGTCAACAGCTGCCCGTGGATAGTGTTAAgatagttgaagaagaagatagaaaCGAGAAAGAAATGAGGGGGAGAGAGAACAATCTATATTTTGTTATTCCTATTTCTGAATAACGAGCACTCTGCTATACAACTTCAGTTTTATATCTCAATACCCCAATCTCATCAATCTAATCAATAtagcttgttgatgcacaaaatcagtgaggactttggtacaacagaaaatgttaagtttgtgaccttcacaagattgcttcggtcactagtttgaataagtatgtaaatggatagagacagggaagcaaacacaagatgtacatggttcacccaaattggctacatccacggagtagaggagttctcattaattgtgaagggtttacacaagtacataggtttaagctctcctttagtgagtactagtgaatgatttagtacaaatgacattaggcaatattgtgggagaatgatctccttttatagaagagagtttctagccttgttctgacattgacacatgtcgtgttgtgattggcttctgatattgacacgtgtcgcactatgattggcttctgatgtcgacacgtgtcgctccgtgattggcctcctgtttggagggaaactcttctgggtccttgacggtataacgttaaccggtGCACAGTAGTTTctagattggtcaagtatggtacaaatagttctcccctaagttcccgaatgagggaagctcctcagttggggacttgtaagatccaaaccgctgagtaatcatgaaacttctaagtaccgaagtgtggtatcatcttcacttgccttatctgtctcatatgtagatgtggcatcttctctggaagtacttttcctccatctaagggtggtatctttaaccgatgaatatgcacaaggtaatgtatcaatttcacttgaagcttacttgtagtttcgggcttggtcaagtgcgatacaaaccctatagtaggagtcccccaagtcgccgagctaggagatttgtcgaaggaggtaacagacaaggtaagcaatcagacttccaagcaagcaacctggagcggaggttcgacttcggcttccgcttgattgttctccttctctttatgtcgtaaacagcaacaaggataaggagaagcaaatggagaagagatgatatagatatgagatacttttgtttttgaagaagtaactttccacaggtttattcttgaattgggctggagggttttctggtttcctccagagtataagggcgactcaagaatttgagggtcaaaacaagttcatcaaatctagagtacattcgaccctgatgatatgagatacttttgatgttgacaaaatagtggatgtatcggcacgtgttctgttacgtctctacatgcttccttgtatcattctcacttaccctatctgttcctcaagcagatgtggtatcttctctggaagcataaaatgttgaagatgagtactcgagagcaatgctaggtaagtaatcaggcaaggggttccaggcagttaattcctgactggaagcttgattccaagtgt encodes the following:
- the LOC126586638 gene encoding uncharacterized protein LOC126586638, with the translated sequence MAGSFMGQDFLSASVQVLCDRMASRELRDLFSQGDLDYDSLDRLRGKLSTLCAVLNYVKQQQVTNPAVRDWLGKLRDVVFDVEDLLGEINSTSTAQVLQRPTDGLTTKVLNFLSTSFKLCGNNRGVNCRIEELLQILEHLAEQKDGLYDEMPDLWDERPASSFLFGVDYGSGSSPNNEIYELRHGKKAASAEWPFLFISLCLEILSVACDQASSPSKPRYALFGMLLAIVGVLICVLEFIYKGIKGRVELRRWGKLWWFYYPPPPCYKPLGTVVEISGLIGGIAQCVTSIIQYVYFSQHLDSPFKVSLYPAILVICLIASRLSKDRRWIREGAGAYKLTKSKMVD